The following nucleotide sequence is from Pseudoalteromonas xiamenensis.
TTAACGTGAGGTGCTTTGGCGGAAGCTTCCCTTACGACCATCCAAATATCTACATCTCGATATGTTCCGGGTAGGTCTACGTATTCAAATTGAGGAAATTGTTTGGCGACATAGTCAGGCATAAAACCAATACCGACTTTGTCTTTCATCGCTAATATGACTTCAGAGAAGTCAGACACTCTTAACACTTCCGTATAGTTTTCGATTTGTCTTGCTAAAACATTGGGTAAAAAATCGGCATCCTTTTTGTGCCACCCAATAAATGGAACGCTTTTGTTGGGGTCAAAGGGCATTTCTTGATGACGGTAGAGGCCTATCCGAGTTGAACCGAGTCGCTTAACAATAAGTGCTCCACGTTCAGGTCTGGAGAAGCGGACGGCTAAGTCCCAATCTTCATTTGCGAGATCAACAAGCTGCATTGACGTATCCATTTCCATCAAAATATTTGGGTTATTCTGATAAAACTCATTTAAATGAGGAATAATCAAGTAGCGAGCGATATCGGCAACGATTGAACAACGAACCACTTTTCGAATATTGTTTTCTGTTAAGCGCATTGCTTGAGAAATTTCAGCGATACTGCCATCCAGTAATTTACAATATTCTGCGAGTCGATAGCCTTCTTCCGTAAAAGCAATACCATTTGCATTTCTTCTAA
It contains:
- a CDS encoding LysR family transcriptional regulator, with product MFEQENKGMNWDLLYNYMVFSKCGKMRKAASMLNISVSTLSRRMEKLESDLNMSLFRRNANGIAFTEEGYRLAEYCKLLDGSIAEISQAMRLTENNIRKVVRCSIVADIARYLIIPHLNEFYQNNPNILMEMDTSMQLVDLANEDWDLAVRFSRPERGALIVKRLGSTRIGLYRHQEMPFDPNKSVPFIGWHKKDADFLPNVLARQIENYTEVLRVSDFSEVILAMKDKVGIGFMPDYVAKQFPQFEYVDLPGTYRDVDIWMVVREASAKAPHVKQFMAFLNHLFSDFN